A stretch of DNA from Chionomys nivalis chromosome 22, mChiNiv1.1, whole genome shotgun sequence:
TAAAACAATAACTTTCGAGGGATGCTtaatacaattatttatttatgcaataTTTGCAACCAGTGACTGTTACCTCCTCGCTGTTATGGCAGTGGACCGTTACGTGGCGATCTGTAAGCCCCTTCGCTACCCCATAATCATGTCTCAACGAGTCTGCATCCAGTTGGTAGCTGGTTCTTATCTCATGGGAACAATAAACTCCTCAGTGCACACAGGATTTACATTTTCGCTGTCCTtctgtaatttaaaaatcaatcacTTTTTCTGTGATATTCCCCCAATTGTTACTCTTTCATGTTACAGCAAGGACACTAACTTCatgctaattttaatttttgttggaTTTAACCTGACATTCACTGTGCTGGTCGTTATCCTCTCCTACATTTACATCATGGCTGCCATCCTAAAGATGTCCtccaaggcaggaaggaagaaaaccttCTCCACATGTGCCTCCCATCTGACAGCAGTCACTATTTTCTACGGGACCCTCGCTTACATGTACTTACAGCCTCATTCTGACAGCTCTGAGGAGAATATGAAGGTGGCCTCTGTGTTTTATGGCATTGTGATTCCCATGTTGAACCCTCTGATCTATAGCTTGAGAAACAAGGAGGTCAAAGACGCTATAAAAGCCACAGGGAAAAGGTTCTTTAGATTGAATTTAAGTTATTAAAACTCAATATATCATATCATACAGTAGATTGTTGCTGTAGTTGAGATTCCTCTAGAATATCTACAAACCATCACTGTAGCTTGTTTCATTCATAATTCTGATCTTTGAAATCATATTCAGAGTCTCTTTCGTGCCTAGAGCAGCTTCTGAAAGCATCTCAGCTTCTGATGAAACATTTGTGGATATCATTCAAATATTAAGAAGTAaatggacatttaaaaaaatccctacTTTTACACTGTAATTATCAAAATTAAGTCACTATAATCACTTAAACAATTGTCTAAGTTATCTACAATGGGGTCCATTGCTAATTCTGCTCAAATTATTGCAAATAACCAggatgttaaataaattttcctatttaaaaacatctttttacCCAAGCTGTCATCTCTACTCAATATTTACACATTTGCTACCTTCCCTGGTACTTGAAAGTACTTATTTATGTCATCAGTCATCCTCTTAATGTAATTATCTCCACCTCTAGGAAAGGGAACTACGGGAGCACAT
This window harbors:
- the LOC130864881 gene encoding putative olfactory receptor 5AK3, translated to MTQGNDTKVTDFYLLGFGVQRDIQCVFFIVFLVIYVTSMVGNTGMILLINTDSRLQTPMYFFLQHLAFVDLCYTSAITPKMLQNFIAEDKTITFEGCLIQLFIYAIFATSDCYLLAVMAVDRYVAICKPLRYPIIMSQRVCIQLVAGSYLMGTINSSVHTGFTFSLSFCNLKINHFFCDIPPIVTLSCYSKDTNFMLILIFVGFNLTFTVLVVILSYIYIMAAILKMSSKAGRKKTFSTCASHLTAVTIFYGTLAYMYLQPHSDSSEENMKVASVFYGIVIPMLNPLIYSLRNKEVKDAIKATGKRFFRLNLSY